Proteins co-encoded in one Oscillospiraceae bacterium genomic window:
- a CDS encoding YgjV family protein, with the protein MEIISYILSIIALAVMLASSLIKGKNMKIILILVFLGNALLSTSYLISGSLNGALTGYIASLFTIINYFFESKEKKLPMWLIVAYAATFVIINIVILSELVDLIVIATSMLFVLSIVQKNGKNYRLCSLFNLLFLVIYDLLKPSYAPLLTHAVQLAVNVAGMIIYDTKKKKS; encoded by the coding sequence TACATACTTAGCATCATAGCGCTTGCAGTTATGCTGGCATCGTCTCTTATAAAAGGCAAAAACATGAAAATTATTCTGATTCTCGTGTTTTTGGGTAATGCGCTTTTGTCTACAAGCTACCTTATCTCCGGCTCGCTCAACGGTGCGTTGACCGGTTATATAGCATCGTTATTCACAATCATCAACTACTTTTTTGAATCCAAAGAAAAAAAGCTTCCGATGTGGCTGATAGTCGCGTACGCCGCAACCTTTGTTATTATAAATATTGTTATTCTTTCGGAACTTGTAGACCTTATTGTTATAGCTACCTCTATGCTTTTTGTACTTTCCATCGTTCAGAAGAACGGAAAAAATTATCGATTGTGCAGTCTTTTCAATCTGCTGTTTCTTGTTATCTATGATTTGCTGAAACCGTCGTATGCTCCGCTTTTGACTCACGCAGTTCAACTTGCAGTGAATGTAGCCGGAATGATAATTTACGATACTAAAAAGAAAAAATCATAA